In the Alkaliphilus oremlandii OhILAs genome, one interval contains:
- a CDS encoding type II secretion system F family protein: protein MIYKYKAISQRGESIEGFFEGNDEADVLAMLKGNNYLPISIEKDSGTVTEVHIFSAKVGKKDLAVFCRQFYTMLNAGIGIVKCMEILEKQTENKSLIKALETLGENVQKGFALSESMKKHTKVFPPLLINMVEAGEVSGNLDTIMERMAIHFEKENKLENKIKSAFMYPAVLSVVTVAVVIFMLVGVMPTFVGMFEASGQALPQLTLLLLNISNWMTKYWYIFIFFSIIITVGSMMFMKSAEGRRFFDTLKITVPIVKNTNIKIITSRFTRTLSTLMDSGIPLLQAMDVVSRVVGNTVVLDKLTVASENVRKGIPLSKAIHDMKVFPPMVDSMIKIGEESGTLDDILNKTADFYDEEVETALQRMTTLMEPILIVVMALLIGFIVIAMVLPLFDMVNTIQ from the coding sequence ACGAAGCCGATGTACTTGCAATGCTGAAAGGAAACAATTACTTACCCATTTCCATAGAGAAGGATTCTGGCACTGTGACAGAGGTCCATATATTTTCGGCAAAGGTAGGGAAAAAAGATCTCGCCGTGTTCTGTAGGCAGTTCTATACGATGCTCAATGCAGGCATTGGTATCGTAAAATGTATGGAGATACTAGAGAAACAAACGGAAAATAAAAGCCTTATAAAAGCCTTGGAAACCTTGGGTGAAAACGTTCAAAAGGGGTTTGCCTTATCAGAGAGTATGAAGAAACACACCAAGGTCTTTCCGCCTCTTCTTATCAATATGGTGGAAGCGGGAGAGGTCAGCGGTAATTTAGACACCATAATGGAGCGAATGGCCATACACTTTGAAAAGGAAAATAAACTGGAAAATAAAATAAAATCTGCATTTATGTATCCTGCTGTACTATCCGTTGTTACAGTCGCCGTCGTTATATTTATGTTGGTAGGTGTTATGCCAACTTTTGTGGGTATGTTCGAGGCCAGTGGACAGGCTTTACCACAGCTTACATTATTATTGTTAAATATAAGCAATTGGATGACAAAATACTGGTATATATTTATTTTTTTTAGTATAATAATTACTGTGGGCTCGATGATGTTTATGAAGTCCGCTGAAGGTAGGCGTTTTTTTGATACCCTAAAGATTACAGTGCCTATAGTGAAAAATACGAATATCAAAATCATTACTTCAAGGTTTACTCGAACTTTATCCACTTTAATGGATAGTGGTATTCCTCTTCTTCAAGCCATGGATGTGGTAAGCAGAGTCGTAGGCAATACCGTAGTGTTGGACAAATTGACTGTAGCTTCTGAAAATGTACGGAAAGGAATTCCATTATCAAAAGCCATTCATGATATGAAGGTATTTCCTCCAATGGTGGATTCTATGATAAAAATAGGGGAGGAATCTGGAACTTTGGACGATATCTTAAATAAGACAGCAGACTTTTATGATGAAGAAGTAGAAACGGCACTACAGAGAATGACTACCTTGATGGAGCCAATCTTGATCGTTGTCATGGCGCTCCTCATTGGATTCATCGTTATTGCCATGGTGCTACCTCTATTCGACATGGTCAATACAATACAATAA